The DNA region AAGCCGTGACAATCCTAATAATTTGCAACGTCTCTGTGGACATGTGGCTCCTGAACAAATACCTGTTGACGCACTGCAACCTGCCGGTCGGCATACTGGTCCTCGTGCAGGTGTGCCTGAACGTCTTCGTCTTGCTGTTGACCAGGACGTTCGGCTACACCAGCTTCCCGCTGGTGAACATCAGCGGGTTGTACTCGTTCTATCCGTTGCCGGTTATCTTCGGCGCTAAACTGGCCTTCCACTTGTTGGCGTGCCATTTGATAGACTTGCCGACGTTCCTGGTCCTGGACAGGATCACGATTGTCGTCAACACATTGGCGGACACGCTGTTCTTCAGCAACAAGGTCTCGAAAAGAAACAAGACGGCTTGCTACGCTCTGATTTTGGGGGCCTGTTTCTTCATCGACAGTCGGAGTAACACCGTGGGTTACTTCTGCATCGTTTGGTACTACATCTTCGATGCTGCCACTGGTGTTTACTCGGTGAAGGTGTACGACGTTTGGCTTTTGGGGAAACATGGTATTGCCTTTTACTGCTCCTTGGTTTTGATACCGGTCATGTTGGTCTTCAACTGTCTCAACGGCAATTTTACTTTGATGCTCAACAAATCCGAATGGTTGACCCTTCAGTTTCAGGCGATGGTGTGCGTTACCTCATTGCTTTTTACCGTGCAACCCTTCGGGGGTGTTTTGTGCACCTATTACAACAGAACACGTTTTACAAGCACCATCGGCTGCGCCAGAAGCTTGATTAGTATCTTAGCCGCCATTGCTTATTTGTCTTCGGATACTCTTAATCCCTCTCAGTGGTTTGGAATGATTGTCAGCAGTGGTGGATACTGCTTTTATAGCTGGAATCAATGGAGGGCTAGTGGCTACCTTGTCATCCTTCACTCCGTTTATGACAGAACTGATTGACttctgaattaaatattttcattatgttaCAATGTTCTACTAACTAACATAGACTAGCActgttaaaaatactaataaaactttgttcaactcaaataaa from Aethina tumida isolate Nest 87 chromosome 1, icAetTumi1.1, whole genome shotgun sequence includes:
- the LOC126264342 gene encoding UDP-sugar transporter UST74c-like isoform X1 — translated: MRSFQRNKAARSLSVRPRNRNKAAPKGKAVTILIICNVSVDMWLLNKYLLTHCNLPVGILVLVQVCLNVFVLLLTRTFGYTSFPLVNISGLYSFYPLPVIFGAKLAFHLLACHLIDLPTFLVLDRITIVVNTLADTLFFSNKVSKRNKTACYALILGACFFIDSRSNTVGYFCIVWYYIFDAATGVYSVKVYDVWLLGKHGIAFYCSLVLIPVMLVFNCLNGNFTLMLNKSEWLTLQFQAMVCVTSLLFTVQPFGGVLCTYYNRTRFTSTIGCARSLISILAAIAYLSSDTLNPSQWFGMIVSSGGYCFYSWNQWRASGYLVILHSVYDRTD
- the LOC126264342 gene encoding UDP-sugar transporter UST74c-like isoform X2 → MWLLNKYLLTHCNLPVGILVLVQVCLNVFVLLLTRTFGYTSFPLVNISGLYSFYPLPVIFGAKLAFHLLACHLIDLPTFLVLDRITIVVNTLADTLFFSNKVSKRNKTACYALILGACFFIDSRSNTVGYFCIVWYYIFDAATGVYSVKVYDVWLLGKHGIAFYCSLVLIPVMLVFNCLNGNFTLMLNKSEWLTLQFQAMVCVTSLLFTVQPFGGVLCTYYNRTRFTSTIGCARSLISILAAIAYLSSDTLNPSQWFGMIVSSGGYCFYSWNQWRASGYLVILHSVYDRTD